From the genome of Argentina anserina chromosome 4, drPotAnse1.1, whole genome shotgun sequence, one region includes:
- the LOC126790666 gene encoding probable WRKY transcription factor 75 isoform X1 — translation MMETFPTFYSSSSTTPPAAAASLSLNMVNSHSHHAYSNDQYRASNNKSNGFLGLMSEMEVSNSINSMSSTITQQSMKSFGEGESNTAERLGMKKGDKKIRKPRYAFQTRSQVDILDDGYRWRKYGQKAVKNNKFPRSYYRCTHQGCNVKKQVQRLSKDEGVVVTTYEGMHSHPIEKSTDNFEHILTQMQIYTSF, via the exons ATGATGGAAACCTTCCCAAcattttattcttcttcttcaacaacgccacctgctgctgctgcttctcTGTCATTGAACATGGTGAACAGTCATTCTCACCATGCTTATAGTAATGATCAGTACCGAGCTAGCAACAATAAGTCAAATGGGTTCTTGGGGCTGATGTCAGAGATGGAGGTTTCGAACAGTATCAACAGCATGAGCAGTACTATTACTCAGCAGAGCATGAAAAGCTTCGGGGAGGGTGAAAGTAATACAGCAGAAAGATTAGGGATGAAGAAGGGAGATAAGAAGATCAGGAAGCCGAGATATGCGTTTCAGACGAGAAGCCAAGTCGATATACTTGACGATGGATATAGGTGGAGAAAGTATGGCCAAAAAGCAGTCAAGAACAACAAGTTCCCAAG AAGCTACTACCGGTGCACGCATCAGGGTTGCAATGTGAAGAAGCAAGTTCAGAGACTAAGCAAGGATGAAGGAGTTGTGGTGACTACTTACGAAGGCATGCATTCTCATCCCATTGAGAAATCTACCGATAACTTTGAGCATATTTTGACCCAGATGCAAATCTACACATCCTTCTGA
- the LOC126790666 gene encoding probable WRKY transcription factor 12 isoform X2 — MMETFPTFYSSSSTTPPAAAASLSLNMVNSHSHHAYSNDQYRASNNKSNGFLGLMSEMEVSNSINSMSSTITQQSMKSFGEGESNTAERLGMKKGDKKIRKPRYAFQTRSQVDILDDGYRWRKYGQKAVKNNKFPRNLACLYRSRTWIGLANGARRRSQAWLA, encoded by the exons ATGATGGAAACCTTCCCAAcattttattcttcttcttcaacaacgccacctgctgctgctgcttctcTGTCATTGAACATGGTGAACAGTCATTCTCACCATGCTTATAGTAATGATCAGTACCGAGCTAGCAACAATAAGTCAAATGGGTTCTTGGGGCTGATGTCAGAGATGGAGGTTTCGAACAGTATCAACAGCATGAGCAGTACTATTACTCAGCAGAGCATGAAAAGCTTCGGGGAGGGTGAAAGTAATACAGCAGAAAGATTAGGGATGAAGAAGGGAGATAAGAAGATCAGGAAGCCGAGATATGCGTTTCAGACGAGAAGCCAAGTCGATATACTTGACGATGGATATAGGTGGAGAAAGTATGGCCAAAAAGCAGTCAAGAACAACAAGTTCCCAAG gaattTAGCTTGCCTTTATCGATCACGCACATGGATCGGATTAGCCAATGGAGCTCGTCGTCGGAGTCAAGCATGGCTAGCTTGA